CGTTAGCCGTTCGCATAGGCAAGCTGCATGCCCTCGGTGAGCGGGACGAAATGATGGCGGGTCTCGAAGATGGCATTCAGCGTGTGAAGGACGTCTTGGTTCTGCTGATGTAATTTCACATTGTGTTTCAATTTGGATAACAGCGATTGGTTCGCTATGATGGCCAACAGCTGATTTTTCAACTCTGCCGCATTCTTCACTTCGATCGCAGCTCCCAAACCAACCAAATATTTTGCATTAGCCTGTTCTTGTCCCGGTATCGGCTTGTACAGCATCATCGGGAGTTCCAGCGCGAGCGCCTCCGAAATGGTCAGCCCCCCTGGTTTGGTCACAATAAGATCCGACAAAGCCATCAGTTCATGCACATGATCAACGAACCCGGTTACCTTGACGTGATGGCGGGTTTTCTCTCCGCTCAGTTCTTCTTCCAGCTGAAGCTTGAGCTTCTCGTTACGTCCGCAGACGAAAACAAACTGTACCGGCTCCGCCAAATCATCGGACTGCAGCACCGACTTGAATTGCTTGCCGATTAAACCATGCCCGCCTCCCATGACCAATACCGTCGGCATATCCCGGTGCAAACCATGCTTATCTCGCAGCGCCATTCGATCATATTCTCTCGTAAACGGCATCCGAATCGGAATGCCGGTCACCACAATTCGCTGCTCCGGAATGCGGTATCTCAGCAGTGCTTGCTTCACATGTTCAGCGCCAACCAGATAGCGGTCTGTACCGGGATGGATCCAATAACTATGATCGGTGTAATCCGTCATAACCGTCACAGTAGGCACCGTTGTTAATCCGTTGCATTTCAAATACGACATCGCCGCGGCAGCACCCGGGAAGGTGCAGACCACCTCGGTCGGCTTCTCCTCGTGCAGCAGCTCCAGCATTCGGTCGGTACTGAATGATTTCATCTTTTTAAACATATGTGAGAACGTATTATCTTCCCTTGTCTTCCGATACAAATAACCATACACGGATGGCAGGCTTTTCACCCACTGCATGTAGCAATATTTGCCCACTGAGTGCAGATAAGGATGCGTCCATTCCAGAAAATCCACCACTTTCACTTCCACACCTGGTTTATAGAAACGTGTCGCCTCCAGAATCGCCTGCGCCGCTTTATTATGTCCGTCTCCTAAGCTGCCTGTCAGGATTAATAGTTTGTCCCTCTGTTTCATCTTCTAAGCCCCCTGTCAAGATTGTGCTGTTGTGCATGCACCTTTATTGTTTCTGTTCCCCAGTTTTTGCGAATACGTTCCACGACGTACAGGACGCCCTCAGCCACCACAACTGCACCCACGATATCTAAAAGTACATGCTGCTTAACGAACTGTGTAGACACGATGATGAGCAGTGACATGCTCGAAATTGCTATTTTATAACCTATTGCCACACGATTGGTACGCAGATAGGCTCTCATCAAGACATAAGAAGTTAATACATGTGTACTCGGAAAACAGTTAAATGGTTGATCCGAACGATACACCCACTCTACCATCCGCAGCAGCCAATCGGTTTCGGTTAGCTCCGGCCGAGGGACAGTGGTTTGATATATAGCATATACCCCATAACACAGAAGAAGACCCATTACCATCTCTAAAATTGTAAAATAATAGTTGCGGCGATCTTTATGTGCCAAATACAGGAATCCAACCAAGAGAAAGCCGTACCATGATAAGTATGGGACAATAAAGCCTTTGATAAACGGAATTTGCCGATCCAGGTCAGTAACCAGGTTGTAAGCCCTGCCATCCGCTTGATTCAAATGAACGTAGATTAGACCCACTAAAGGAATCAACAGCATTGCACTGCATGCCATGACATAGGACCACCACGACGCTTTTCTCACATGAACTCCTCGCTCTCCTTTACGTTATCTTCATCTTACAGGAGATCCGAGTTTTGCCAAACGCTCTAAGGTACTGTCTTTTGTTAGCCAAAGGTCCTGAAAAAACCTAGACTAAAGGCTAAGTTCTAATTTTATATATGTAAATCGTTGGTCATATCCCCCCCGAGACAACAACCATGAAAGAAATTCTGCGTAATACTCGTGCTATCCTAGCGTGAGAAATAGCCATCAGCACCACTTTCCTCCAAGTAATGTCGATGGCTTCTTGAATCCCTTACTCAATCCTTATTTCTTCGTGATCTAACCACATAAACGGAATATCCAATACCTGCTCCCGCAGCGCCAAGCAAGACGATTGAGATCGCAATGACGGCCCAATTCGTCTTATTCGTTTCTGCCGGGACAACCTTTTGCTTGAGCGTAATCTCCTTGTCTTTCAGATAGCTTAGAGACGTATAGGAATTGACTGCCTTTTGCATAGGCGAGCACAACGGATTCTCCCAACTGCCATCTTTCTTCATCAAATAATACAGATACTGTTCACCCTTCTGACTTGTACCCCAGGTCAAATCCTCTGCGACCGTAAGCTTCCGTTCCTCCACCCCTTTGAAGCTATTCAGGATGGTTAATTGGAGCTCATTATGTTGTTTTCTTCGAATGATCTCATCCACCGTAGCCACAACGACTGCGTCATATCGATCATACGCTTGATCGACAGCAAGCGGCTGAGCACAGGACAATGCGTAAGTATTCGTAGGAAAGAGCCCCACTAACACGAAGAAGCACAGCCATGCGGTTATGATTCGTTTTTTCATCCATACTCCCCCTCTATAGTAAAGACGCAGAATTCCATCCAATGTTGCATTATAACTGGATTTATTTGGAATGTTGAACAGGAGCGCGGAACTCACAGCCCTTATTCCGGCGTTGGACCTGATCCCTCACCGTCCACTATTTCAGCTACTTGCCTATACGGCCGTTTGATTGGATTAATCCAATCCACAACGTGAGGCGTTCCTTAGACACTGGACGTGCCGCCGCACAGTCCGGGTACTTCAGCTACTTTCCCTTGCAGCTACTCTCAGCTTCCTCCCAACCATCTGTCCAAACTAGCTAACATCAAGATTCTGCTCCAGCGGAACGGGATCTTGGAGCCTCAACCATAAACAAAAAGGGCGGCTTTCAATAATGCACAAAAGGCCG
Above is a genomic segment from Paenibacillus sp. HWE-109 containing:
- a CDS encoding MGDG synthase family glycosyltransferase — its product is MKQRDKLLILTGSLGDGHNKAAQAILEATRFYKPGVEVKVVDFLEWTHPYLHSVGKYCYMQWVKSLPSVYGYLYRKTREDNTFSHMFKKMKSFSTDRMLELLHEEKPTEVVCTFPGAAAAMSYLKCNGLTTVPTVTVMTDYTDHSYWIHPGTDRYLVGAEHVKQALLRYRIPEQRIVVTGIPIRMPFTREYDRMALRDKHGLHRDMPTVLVMGGGHGLIGKQFKSVLQSDDLAEPVQFVFVCGRNEKLKLQLEEELSGEKTRHHVKVTGFVDHVHELMALSDLIVTKPGGLTISEALALELPMMLYKPIPGQEQANAKYLVGLGAAIEVKNAAELKNQLLAIIANQSLLSKLKHNVKLHQQNQDVLHTLNAIFETRHHFVPLTEGMQLAYANG
- a CDS encoding phosphatase PAP2 family protein, which gives rise to MRKASWWSYVMACSAMLLIPLVGLIYVHLNQADGRAYNLVTDLDRQIPFIKGFIVPYLSWYGFLLVGFLYLAHKDRRNYYFTILEMVMGLLLCYGVYAIYQTTVPRPELTETDWLLRMVEWVYRSDQPFNCFPSTHVLTSYVLMRAYLRTNRVAIGYKIAISSMSLLIIVSTQFVKQHVLLDIVGAVVVAEGVLYVVERIRKNWGTETIKVHAQQHNLDRGLRR